Proteins from one Enoplosus armatus isolate fEnoArm2 chromosome 4, fEnoArm2.hap1, whole genome shotgun sequence genomic window:
- the LOC139283975 gene encoding phosphatidylinositol transfer protein beta isoform-like isoform X1 yields MVLIKEYRVVLPCSVEEYQVGQLYSVAVASKNETGGGEGIEVLKNEPYEKDGKKGQYTHKIYHLKSKVPGFVKLFAPEGSLVFHEKAWNAYPYCRTIVTNEYMKDNFFIKIETWHKPDLGTQENVHRLDSSTWQNVSVVPIDIADRSQVSTADYKPDEDPTKFKSVKTGRGPLGTTWKNELFSKTDCPRMCAYKLVTVKFKWWGLQTKVENFIHEQEKRIFTNFHRQLFCWIDRWVELTMDDIRQMEAETQRELDELRKQGEVRGTSAADE; encoded by the exons ATGGTCCTCATCAAGGAGTA CCGTGTGGTTTTACCCTGTAGCGTTGAGGAG TATCAGGTGGGACAGCTGTACTCAGTGGCTGTAGCCAGTAAAAATGAGACGGGTGGTGGTGAGGGCATTGAGGTACTCAAGAATGAGCCCTATGAAAAAGACGGCAAGAAAGGACAGTATACACACAAAATCTACCACCTAAAGAG TAAAGTCCCTGGGTTTGTCAAGCTGTTTGCCCCTGAAGGCTCCCTGGTATTCCATGAAAAAGCCTGGAATGCCTACCCCTACTGCAGAACCA TTGTGACG AATGAGTATATGAAAGACAATTTCTTCATTAAGATTGAGACGTGGCATAAACCAGACCTTGGAACACAAGAAAAT GTGCACAGACTAGACAGTTCCACGTGGCAGAATGTATCTGTTGTGCCCATTGACATTGCAGACAGAAGTCAAGTGTCCACCGCT GACTACAAGCCAGATGAGGACCCTACCAAGTTCAAGTCAGTTAAGACCGGTAGAGGACCCCTTGGTACCACCTGGAAG AACGAGCTGTTTAGTAAGACTGACTGCCCAAGGATGTGTGCCTACAAACTGGTCACAGTCAAGTTCAAGTGGTGGGGCCTGCAGACCAAAGTGGAGAACTTCATCCATGAG CAAGAGAAGAGGATCTTCACTAACTTCCACCGCCAGCTCTTCTGTTGGATTGATAGGTGGGTGGAGCTGACTATGGATGACATCCggcagatggaggcagagacacagagggagctGGACGAG CTTCGCAAACAAGGTGAAGTACGAGGAACCAGTGCTGCAGACGAATGA
- the LOC139283975 gene encoding phosphatidylinositol transfer protein beta isoform-like isoform X2, translating to MVLIKEYRVVLPCSVEEYQVGQLYSVAVASKNETGGGEGIEVLKNEPYEKDGKKGQYTHKIYHLKSKVPGFVKLFAPEGSLVFHEKAWNAYPYCRTIVTNEYMKDNFFIKIETWHKPDLGTQENVHRLDSSTWQNVSVVPIDIADRSQVSTADYKPDEDPTKFKSVKTGRGPLGTTWKNELFSKTDCPRMCAYKLVTVKFKWWGLQTKVENFIHEQEKRIFTNFHRQLFCWIDRWVELTMDDIRQMEAETQRELDEMRKQGSVRGTKAADE from the exons ATGGTCCTCATCAAGGAGTA CCGTGTGGTTTTACCCTGTAGCGTTGAGGAG TATCAGGTGGGACAGCTGTACTCAGTGGCTGTAGCCAGTAAAAATGAGACGGGTGGTGGTGAGGGCATTGAGGTACTCAAGAATGAGCCCTATGAAAAAGACGGCAAGAAAGGACAGTATACACACAAAATCTACCACCTAAAGAG TAAAGTCCCTGGGTTTGTCAAGCTGTTTGCCCCTGAAGGCTCCCTGGTATTCCATGAAAAAGCCTGGAATGCCTACCCCTACTGCAGAACCA TTGTGACG AATGAGTATATGAAAGACAATTTCTTCATTAAGATTGAGACGTGGCATAAACCAGACCTTGGAACACAAGAAAAT GTGCACAGACTAGACAGTTCCACGTGGCAGAATGTATCTGTTGTGCCCATTGACATTGCAGACAGAAGTCAAGTGTCCACCGCT GACTACAAGCCAGATGAGGACCCTACCAAGTTCAAGTCAGTTAAGACCGGTAGAGGACCCCTTGGTACCACCTGGAAG AACGAGCTGTTTAGTAAGACTGACTGCCCAAGGATGTGTGCCTACAAACTGGTCACAGTCAAGTTCAAGTGGTGGGGCCTGCAGACCAAAGTGGAGAACTTCATCCATGAG CAAGAGAAGAGGATCTTCACTAACTTCCACCGCCAGCTCTTCTGTTGGATTGATAGGTGGGTGGAGCTGACTATGGATGACATCCggcagatggaggcagagacacagagggagctGGACGAG ATGCGTAAGCAGGGGTCTGTGCGAGGTACAAAGGCTGCAGACGAGTAG